The DNA segment gtatcatcttcttctttcggGGCACGTACGGATTAAAAACAAGTAACTGAATGCTTTCATTTTATGCATTTTAACTTTCATAATTTCTAGTAGCTTGCTTCTGCTTACAGATCACATTCTCACAACTGTGTcagtttttttctctctctctctctctctctctctctctctctcattttttatttttaaatttagtttgtGATTGAATCTAGAGAAATTACTACGAGTGTCATTTTCTCAGTTTGGTAAATGCTATTTATTGTTTGAAAATGCTgttaattaatcttgattagTTTCTTAAggcattcttttttctttaacctgatgagattttttatttttgttcttttacaTATGTCTAGAACTATGGCTGGTAAAGCTGAAGGTAGTGATCACAGGGAGCCAGTTAATGAACAAGCAGTTGCGAATATATATGCGGCAATGAGGTCTGAACTCAACCAAATTCACTCGAAAATCACCGAGCTCGAAATGGAAGTTAGCGAGCACTCGCTGGTAGTTAATGCCATTCAGCCGCTCGATCCCTCTAGGCGATGTTATCGAATGATTGGGGGTGTTCTGGTCGAGAGGACTGTGAAGGAGGTCTTGCCTGCGGTGCTGCGCAACAAAGAGGGACTCGAAGAAGTTATTAGCAGGCTCAATGAAGCattggaaaagaagaaaaaggagattgttgagtttgaggCTAAATATAAAATCAGGATAAGGAAGGCTGATGCAGAGGTGAAGGATGAATCCGGTAGGAAGGAAGGCACTGCTCAAGGCGTTCTTGTTGGCCCTGCAGGTGGAAGTGAAGCATAGATCAGGTTTTACTCTGTTTTCTGAGAATGTTAGCATGAAGTCTTCTATACTCTTGTACTTTAACATGTTGTGGTGTTCTGATTTGTTTGTGAGGATTGGCTTAAATAACAAATGTTACATCTTTTGATCTTCTGTTCAATTGCTTTTAGAGGAACTTATGTTGAGCAAGTCTTATGTAAGAAACTGTTCTTAGACATGTTCTCATGTAGGATTTTACTGTAAGTGCATATGATATGATTAGTAATTGCTTCAGCTATTTTTGGTTTTGTCTGTCACAAATCATTTCTATAACTATAAGTACCCATTTCTTTAAGTTTCTTTTTTGAGGATTAGAAAGAACAGTAATCTTGTGTGCAAAGATGAAGCCTACCTTTGATGAAATGTTGAAATGCTTAATGTGTTTCGTGTGCATAATTGTAGGCCCTATGACTGTGTTTGGGTACCTAATGATAAATGGAGTGGGGTGAATGAagtggaataaaattaaaattaaagttttacTTGTGGAAGGTATTCCATGAAGATGATTCCATATATCCTTGATTTGAGAAATAAGCAACTCCTTCCTCCTTCCATATTCAAGGTGCAATTGTGCAACAGGAGATTTTGCTTGATGTGCTCTCTAGTACTTCTGTTACCATATCTCTTGAAAGCCAGGTTGTGAAATCGTGTTTCTCGCAATATCAACCCCATGTCCTCTTGAATTTTTGTTTGGGACTACATAGCCAAGATCTGTATGAAGCTATAGTTTGAAGATAATTCCGAGTGAGGAGTCTAAATGAAGCAACCTGTAGAGGTGTCTTTTTAGCCTTGCATCTGGTGTCAGGTAGCCTATTCGAGCTTAGTTTAATTGATTCTCCATTGTTTAACAATTTGGCTAGATTGATTCTCCATTGTTTAACAGTTTGGCCTGTTCCGATTTCGGAGTCAAGCTGGCCACTTCTTTTTTTCAGTTCACAAGAATCTGTCTCTATTTGTGTAGGAACTTTAGTTTGGTTGATTTACTAATGTCGTTAAACAGTTTGAATCTACATTGTGGTGTAAGAGTTTCGTATATTGGATGAGAAACTGAAGCTCTTTGCATTTAACAATCATACTCTAAGATGATGCATGTATCCGATTGTGTCTATTGATGATCTTGTCATTACCAGCACGATGATTAAGCGTCTAGAAATACTTCATATTCTATTGCATGTTTGAAAGCTTTATACTCTAGAGGAAAGGTTTTGGACGATTTTTTGTTTTAGGTActattttaatcttttctttttatttttttcttttttatttttggtagaAAAATAGCTTCCAATATTTCAGatagaaaattgaaaattaattgtGGGACATTTCTAATTATACTACCTCTCTTTTATCTTCCACTGTCCTTGCAAAGTCTCACCTTGATCAAATTGTTATACCAAagcaaaaattaacaataaaaatgaacaatatataaaatgtgtattgtattatttagtaataattatttggaaataatacatttttaatatgatttagattttaaaaagttataatgACGTAAACGGTAAACCTTTAAGGGTGATtgaaacatatttaaaatattaaaaataaagttataaaaTTGAATGTTAGAaataatcttaatttttttttctaaaattttagaaacaaaaatgatatttaaGTTGACAAGGTAATGATCAAATCAGTATTCGAAAGATTCAAACGCTGACATTTTGGTACTTTGCTATTGTTATTTACAAAATGAtccttaaaagattttaaaatttgacaagcgtACCCACGAGTTCGTCAGAGCACATCTCCGGCAAGCACAGTGTTGACATGGCCACTACATTTTGATGACATGGCAAAAACCCTCCCCCTTTTTGAACCTTAGTccccttcccttttctctttgaATTCTAATCTCTTTTCCAACACAGTGTCTCACACTCTTAATTCACTCTCCCCCAAAACAGCAGTGGAGCTCAACACTTTTAGTATGATGTCGTCTATC comes from the Arachis duranensis cultivar V14167 chromosome 7, aradu.V14167.gnm2.J7QH, whole genome shotgun sequence genome and includes:
- the LOC107458560 gene encoding prefoldin subunit 2 isoform X2; this encodes MAGKAEGSDHREPVNEQAVANIYAAMRSELNQIHSKITELEMEVSEHSLVVNAIQPLDPSRRCYRMIGGVLVERTVKEVLPAVLRNKEGLEEVISRLNEALEKKKKEIVEFEAKYKIRIRKADAEVKDESGRKEGTAQGVLVGPAGGSEA